In Streptomyces sp. NBC_00683, the DNA window CCGGCATCGGACCGCGTACCGTCGAGGTCCTCCGCGAACTCGGGCTCGACACCGCCGTCGACGCCGCCGCGGTCGACCTCCGGGGCGGCGCGGGCAAGGCGGTGGCGCGGACCGTCGTCGAGATGGGCGCGGGTGACGTCGTGACCGTGCCCATGCCGGCTCCGTCCGCCGGCGAACTGGACGTGACACCGTTCAGGCTGCGAGGTGTCTGCGCCCAGGACCGGCTCGACGCCGTCGTGGCAGCCGACCTGGCACGCCGCGGAGTGGACCTGCGCTGGTCGACCCGACTGGTCGGCATCGCGCAGGACGCCGACGGGGTCGACGTCGAACTGGAGGGACCGGACGGCCGCTACCCGTTGCGGTGCACGCGCGTGGTCGCCGCCGACGGCACGCACAGCACCGTGCGGAGCGCCCTCGGCGTGGGCACCTCCGGGCCGGGCGACCTGGGCAAGTCGATGATCAACATCCTGTTCCGCGCCGACCTGCGACCGCACCTGCGGGGAATGTCCTTCGCCACCTGCACGATCACCACGCCGGAGGCGCCCGGCCTGCTGGCCACCGTGGACGGCGAGACGAACTGGGTCTTCCACGTCCCCTGCGACGTCGACGGCGGCGAACGCCCCGAGGACTTCACGCACGAGCGCTGCGCCGCGGTCGTCCGGCTGGCGGTCGGCGATCCCGGCCTCGACGTCGAGGTGCGCAGCGTGCTCTCGTGGCGGCCCCGGAGCGCGGCGGCCGAGAGCTTCGCCGTCGGCAGTGTGTTCCTCGTGGGCGACGCCGCGCACACCGTGTCGCCCCTGGGCGCGTTCGGCCTCAACACCGGGGTCGCCGACGCGCACAACCTGGCGTGGAAGCTGGCCGCCGTCCACCACGGCGAGGCCGGTGCCGGGCTGCTCGACACCTACGCGCAG includes these proteins:
- a CDS encoding FAD-dependent monooxygenase produces the protein MTETVYPEVPVLVVGGGSVGLLTAALLTHHGVPAVLVERRSGPSVHPRATGIGPRTVEVLRELGLDTAVDAAAVDLRGGAGKAVARTVVEMGAGDVVTVPMPAPSAGELDVTPFRLRGVCAQDRLDAVVAADLARRGVDLRWSTRLVGIAQDADGVDVELEGPDGRYPLRCTRVVAADGTHSTVRSALGVGTSGPGDLGKSMINILFRADLRPHLRGMSFATCTITTPEAPGLLATVDGETNWVFHVPCDVDGGERPEDFTHERCAAVVRLAVGDPGLDVEVRSVLSWRPRSAAAESFAVGSVFLVGDAAHTVSPLGAFGLNTGVADAHNLAWKLAAVHHGEAGAGLLDTYAQEREPVAAATLDQAMRRLADPELHWGRGPEADAARAAAGVWAAPVVHLGQRYDSAAVVDPRPELPSTVDLVLDGSPGSRVPHAWIDGVSTLDMVASRWTLLVGDAGERWLTAAADAALPAHRVAVPWLPEEGALLVRPDGIVAMRATVSPADPARFLTEVLDQVLARPAPVPSS